In one Corallococcus silvisoli genomic region, the following are encoded:
- a CDS encoding VOC family protein: MGLPDGVHHLALATKDMKAQLAFFTQVVGMELEALYWMHGVENTVHAFLRLGDTCSLSFVQAPDMAGIEPVIGVSHPGFSAGSVAPGAMQHLALSVPSEVELLALRDRLRSHGYWVAGPVNHNMCKSMYVQAPEGLILEFATAEGAIDVAQWIDPAVVAFCGISAAELESFVSPPPFTSQGGKVPQPAPTTRPNFVFTGEWAPRGEAFFQLTDAQIAAALDSPTPPVPRNPPAP; this comes from the coding sequence ATGGGTCTACCCGATGGTGTCCATCACCTGGCGCTCGCGACGAAGGACATGAAGGCGCAGCTCGCGTTCTTCACCCAGGTCGTCGGCATGGAGCTGGAGGCGCTGTACTGGATGCACGGCGTGGAGAACACCGTGCATGCCTTCCTGCGGCTGGGGGACACCTGCTCCCTGAGCTTCGTGCAGGCGCCGGACATGGCGGGCATCGAGCCGGTGATTGGCGTCTCGCACCCGGGCTTCAGCGCAGGCTCGGTGGCGCCGGGCGCGATGCAGCACCTGGCGCTGAGCGTCCCCAGCGAGGTGGAGCTGCTGGCGCTGCGCGACCGGCTGCGCTCGCACGGGTACTGGGTCGCGGGGCCGGTCAATCACAACATGTGCAAGTCGATGTATGTCCAGGCGCCGGAAGGGCTCATCCTGGAGTTCGCGACGGCGGAGGGCGCCATCGACGTGGCGCAGTGGATCGACCCGGCCGTGGTGGCCTTCTGTGGCATCAGCGCGGCGGAGCTGGAGTCCTTCGTCAGCCCGCCGCCCTTCACGTCCCAGGGCGGCAAGGTGCCGCAGCCGGCGCCCACCACGCGCCCCAACTTCGTCTTCACCGGCGAGTGGGCTCCGCGCGGCGAGGCCTTCTTCCAGCTCACCGACGCGCAGATCGCCGCCGCGCTGGACTCGCCCACGCCGCCGGTGCCGAGGAACCCTCCGGCGCCCTGA
- a CDS encoding alpha/beta hydrolase — MKSLRGFVLAVVLVSSVGQATEAEPMPPHVTFTLKSELLKEQRRINVYLPPGYAEAKNTRYPVLYMPDGGEQEDFPHVATTIDTAIRAGEMRPLILVGIENTERRRDMTGPTQVDSDRKIAPRVGGSRAFRNFIGDELMPQVSRRYRVTQETAIIGESLAGLFIVESFFLQPGLFRTFIALSPSLWWNQEELVRSAGARLRSRPTPKGTLFLASAGDDVGPEVGRLAEALQANAPTGVQWKYEPRPELLHGNIYRSMEAKVLREAFAPEAAKTAP; from the coding sequence ATGAAGAGTTTGCGTGGGTTCGTGCTCGCCGTGGTGCTGGTGAGCAGCGTGGGACAGGCCACCGAGGCGGAGCCGATGCCGCCCCATGTGACGTTCACCCTCAAGTCCGAGCTCTTGAAGGAGCAGCGGCGCATCAACGTCTACCTGCCGCCGGGGTACGCCGAGGCGAAGAACACGCGCTACCCCGTGCTCTATATGCCCGACGGCGGCGAGCAGGAGGACTTCCCGCACGTCGCCACCACCATCGACACGGCCATCCGCGCCGGCGAGATGCGGCCGCTCATCCTGGTGGGCATCGAGAACACCGAACGGCGCCGCGACATGACCGGCCCCACGCAGGTCGACAGTGACAGGAAGATCGCTCCGCGCGTGGGAGGCTCGAGGGCGTTCCGCAACTTCATCGGCGACGAGCTGATGCCCCAGGTGAGCCGCCGCTACCGCGTCACGCAGGAGACGGCCATCATCGGCGAGTCGCTCGCGGGCCTCTTCATCGTGGAGTCGTTCTTCCTCCAGCCGGGGCTGTTCCGCACCTTCATCGCGCTGAGCCCCAGCCTCTGGTGGAACCAGGAGGAGCTGGTGCGTTCGGCCGGCGCTCGGCTCAGGAGCCGTCCCACGCCGAAGGGCACGCTCTTCCTCGCGTCCGCGGGCGACGACGTCGGGCCGGAGGTCGGGCGCCTGGCCGAAGCGCTCCAGGCGAACGCACCCACCGGAGTCCAGTGGAAGTACGAGCCCCGGCCGGAGCTGCTCCACGGCAACATCTACCGCTCGATGGAGGCGAAGGTGCTGCGCGAGGCCTTCGCGCCCGAGGCCGCGAAAACGGCCCCCTAG
- a CDS encoding spermidine synthase family protein: MKPWETVERAQVPEVGEVVLARRDDEYVLRVRGQTLMSSRQHGSEFAMADAGCSHLTEGAPARVLVGGLGFGFTARAVLDRLGPGARVVVSELLPVVVAWNRGVLAPLAQAPLEDPRVTVVEGDVGRLMRRQQGAFDAILLDVDNGPSALTHPDNESLYDLTGVSHAFNALRSNGTLVVWSAGPSPTYVRRLEEVGFSVQLLHPNAHGTKGPKHTLFVARRVPKSSASRGPSSRR; encoded by the coding sequence ATGAAGCCCTGGGAAACAGTGGAGCGCGCGCAGGTGCCGGAGGTGGGAGAGGTCGTCCTCGCCCGGCGGGATGACGAATACGTGCTGCGCGTGCGCGGCCAGACGCTGATGTCCAGCCGCCAGCATGGCTCCGAGTTCGCCATGGCCGACGCGGGCTGCTCGCACCTCACGGAGGGAGCGCCCGCCCGGGTGCTCGTGGGCGGCCTGGGCTTCGGCTTCACGGCGCGCGCGGTACTGGACCGGCTGGGCCCGGGCGCCCGGGTCGTGGTGTCGGAGCTGCTGCCCGTGGTGGTGGCGTGGAACCGGGGCGTGCTCGCGCCCCTGGCCCAAGCTCCGCTGGAGGACCCGCGCGTCACGGTGGTGGAGGGCGACGTGGGCCGGCTGATGCGCAGGCAGCAGGGCGCCTTCGACGCCATCCTGCTCGACGTGGACAACGGCCCCTCCGCGCTCACGCACCCCGACAACGAGAGCCTCTATGACCTCACCGGTGTGTCGCACGCCTTCAACGCGCTGCGCTCCAACGGGACGCTGGTGGTGTGGAGCGCCGGGCCCTCCCCCACGTACGTGCGGCGGCTGGAGGAGGTGGGCTTCAGCGTCCAGCTCCTGCACCCCAACGCGCACGGCACCAAGGGCCCCAAGCACACGCTCTTCGTCGCCCGTCGCGTGCCCAAGTCCTCCGCTTCCCGCGGCCCGTCGTCGCGGCGCTGA
- a CDS encoding tetratricopeptide repeat protein, producing MERNGRQAWPPELSEPLREVDRLRRGGRYASALALARKLAEAHPAQVRVLVEVGLTLGVWGGQPAEALPWFDRVLELAPGHVATRYHRALALARLGRHAEAVEGFTQVEAAGFRKALVLHMKRAQSLGALGRWEEAESDWTAALAEDRGNPWLLQQRAGVRVRAGRPEDAERDLTTALEAQSGEAVDPELLYERGMLRLQRGGLAEARGDFDAGLAAFRVGDPPSLLDALRQGLREAASRGGGAR from the coding sequence ATGGAACGCAACGGACGTCAGGCGTGGCCCCCGGAGCTGTCCGAACCCCTCCGCGAGGTGGACCGCCTCCGCCGGGGAGGCCGCTACGCGTCGGCGCTCGCGCTGGCGAGGAAGCTGGCGGAAGCCCACCCGGCGCAGGTGCGGGTGCTCGTGGAGGTGGGGCTCACGCTGGGCGTATGGGGCGGCCAGCCCGCGGAGGCGCTGCCCTGGTTCGACCGCGTGCTCGAGCTGGCGCCGGGGCACGTGGCCACGCGCTACCACCGGGCGCTCGCGCTGGCGCGGCTGGGGCGGCACGCGGAGGCGGTGGAGGGTTTCACGCAGGTGGAGGCCGCGGGCTTCCGCAAGGCGCTGGTGCTGCACATGAAGCGCGCGCAGTCGCTCGGGGCGCTGGGCCGGTGGGAGGAGGCCGAGTCCGACTGGACGGCGGCCCTCGCGGAGGACCGGGGCAATCCGTGGCTCCTCCAGCAGCGAGCCGGGGTCCGCGTCCGGGCAGGACGGCCGGAGGACGCGGAGCGCGACCTCACCACCGCGCTCGAAGCCCAGTCCGGCGAGGCCGTGGACCCCGAATTGCTGTACGAGCGGGGCATGCTGCGCCTCCAGCGAGGGGGGCTCGCGGAGGCGCGCGGGGACTTCGACGCGGGGCTCGCGGCCTTCCGCGTGGGGGATCCGCCGTCGTTGCTGGACGCGCTCCGTCAGGGGCTGCGGGAGGCAGCGTCGCGCGGAGGCGGTGCGCGTTAG
- a CDS encoding carbonic anhydrase has protein sequence MSAPAPYVSRVPFESVHPKALAVYCSDGRFTEAVEDLAHHLGHPRIDTLTLPGGPALLNRWASDYLESEGITRAARFLIEGHHIEDVLLLAHATCGYYNAKHGALGPAIALEQQLKDLHFGAKELQNAYPHLRIHLFYAHPKGTTVEFEPIPREG, from the coding sequence ATGTCCGCTCCCGCCCCCTACGTCTCCCGCGTCCCCTTCGAGTCGGTCCACCCGAAGGCCCTGGCCGTGTACTGCTCGGACGGGCGCTTCACCGAGGCCGTGGAGGACCTGGCCCACCACCTGGGCCATCCTCGCATCGACACGCTCACCCTCCCCGGCGGCCCGGCGCTCCTCAACCGCTGGGCGTCGGACTACCTGGAGAGCGAGGGCATCACCCGCGCCGCGCGCTTCCTCATCGAAGGCCACCACATCGAGGACGTGCTGCTGCTGGCCCACGCCACCTGTGGCTATTACAACGCCAAGCACGGCGCGCTGGGCCCCGCCATCGCCCTGGAGCAGCAGCTGAAGGACCTCCACTTCGGCGCGAAGGAGCTCCAGAACGCGTACCCCCACCTGCGCATCCACCTCTTCTACGCGCACCCCAAGGGCACCACCGTCGAGTTCGAGCCCATTCCTCGCGAAGGCTAA
- a CDS encoding aminotransferase class IV, with product MHATVSVDGVVQRWEDLRLHDFAQGFFFGAGFFTTFRIDAGQPWFLARHLTRLRASLDAFPSAVRAPPPPLLHDGAVRDALRRCLEADASLGPRFTGVGKLAVSDGHVLCTFRALPPDLEVLHREGRALDSVESGAYRRAERTVNHKGLAYFRQHSLLPRLPLLTNEADEVCELPTANLFVQLDGALVTPPLSAPCLPGIARAVLLDEGSVDGLPVVERALPLADLSRAQACFYSNAVTLTVGVPQLLGQDLPGSLRLAERARALLGARAGREG from the coding sequence ATGCACGCCACCGTCTCCGTCGATGGCGTCGTCCAGCGATGGGAGGACCTGCGCCTCCACGACTTCGCGCAGGGCTTCTTCTTTGGCGCGGGCTTCTTCACCACGTTCCGCATCGACGCCGGACAGCCGTGGTTTCTCGCTCGGCACCTCACCCGCCTGCGCGCGAGCCTCGACGCCTTCCCATCCGCCGTGCGCGCCCCCCCGCCTCCGCTCCTCCACGACGGCGCCGTGCGGGACGCCCTGCGCCGCTGCCTGGAGGCGGATGCCTCGCTGGGTCCCCGGTTCACGGGTGTGGGCAAGCTCGCGGTCAGCGACGGCCATGTGCTCTGCACCTTCCGAGCCCTGCCTCCGGACCTGGAGGTACTGCACCGTGAAGGCCGAGCGCTCGACAGCGTGGAGTCAGGGGCCTACCGGCGCGCGGAGCGCACGGTGAATCACAAGGGACTCGCGTACTTCCGCCAGCACTCGCTCCTGCCGCGTCTGCCCCTGCTCACCAACGAGGCCGACGAGGTCTGCGAGCTGCCCACCGCCAACCTCTTCGTGCAGCTCGACGGCGCGCTCGTCACCCCGCCCCTCTCCGCACCGTGCCTTCCAGGCATCGCGCGCGCGGTCCTCCTGGACGAGGGCTCCGTGGACGGGCTTCCCGTGGTGGAACGCGCGCTGCCGCTCGCGGACCTCTCCCGGGCGCAGGCGTGTTTCTACAGCAACGCGGTGACCCTGACCGTGGGCGTGCCCCAGCTCCTGGGCCAGGACCTCCCTGGCAGCCTGCGCCTCGCGGAACGGGCACGCGCCCTCCTCGGAGCCCGGGCCGGTCGCGAAGGCTGA
- a CDS encoding mechanosensitive ion channel family protein produces the protein MVLGPSLLDRILEFTRWHILLVITALSLVAWLVSVVQRRRWNPSRRRLMASQLHALRNALGLSVMLWLASRALVWSDAAEWLVIGAGFIAVVGWMNMLLRVARVFVFQWLFAHSEREGVPVLLVDIATLVAAAVLFGALLHAVFLIEVASLLATSAVVSVVLGLALQDTLGQLFAGISLQLDRPFRLGDWIEVRTGTERISGQVLEVSWRASLLLAVSEELITIPNKTMAQGLVLNFSGRERPFVRGHVFRVPLDADLALVKKLLTQAALETKGVVPEPAPVPLIIETTESWTTLKMINFVTDYGSQYTIGDAYQTRALELLAEHGIGLAAPRIQLVR, from the coding sequence ATGGTGCTCGGCCCCTCGCTGCTCGACAGGATCCTGGAGTTCACGCGCTGGCACATCCTCCTCGTCATCACCGCGCTCTCGCTCGTGGCGTGGCTCGTGAGCGTGGTCCAGCGGCGGCGGTGGAATCCGTCGCGGCGGCGCCTGATGGCGTCGCAGCTCCATGCCCTGAGAAACGCGCTGGGGCTGTCCGTCATGCTCTGGCTCGCCAGTCGGGCGCTGGTGTGGAGCGATGCCGCGGAGTGGCTGGTCATCGGCGCGGGCTTCATCGCCGTCGTGGGATGGATGAACATGCTCCTGCGGGTCGCGCGCGTCTTCGTCTTCCAGTGGCTGTTCGCGCACAGCGAGCGCGAAGGCGTGCCGGTGCTCCTGGTCGACATCGCGACCCTGGTGGCCGCGGCGGTGCTCTTCGGCGCGCTCCTGCACGCCGTCTTCCTCATCGAGGTCGCGTCCCTGCTCGCGACCTCGGCGGTGGTGTCCGTGGTGCTGGGCCTCGCGCTGCAAGACACGCTGGGGCAGCTCTTCGCGGGCATCTCGCTTCAGCTCGACCGCCCGTTCCGGCTGGGCGACTGGATCGAGGTGCGCACGGGCACGGAGCGCATCAGTGGTCAGGTGCTCGAAGTCTCGTGGCGCGCCTCGCTGCTGCTCGCGGTCAGTGAAGAGCTCATCACCATCCCGAACAAGACGATGGCGCAAGGACTCGTGCTGAACTTCTCGGGTCGAGAGCGCCCCTTCGTGCGCGGGCACGTCTTCCGTGTGCCGCTCGACGCGGACCTCGCGCTCGTGAAGAAGCTCCTCACGCAGGCCGCGCTGGAGACGAAGGGGGTGGTCCCCGAACCCGCGCCCGTCCCCTTGATCATCGAGACGACGGAGTCCTGGACCACCCTCAAGATGATCAACTTCGTCACCGACTACGGAAGCCAGTACACCATCGGTGACGCCTACCAGACGCGGGCGCTCGAGCTGCTCGCGGAGCACGGCATCGGCCTCGCGGCCCCGCGCATCCAACTGGTGCGTTGA
- a CDS encoding MetQ/NlpA family ABC transporter substrate-binding protein: MMKQMASVMLFSVGLLLTVALTSNGCTKETEKPLRVGVTSGPHAQIMEVVAAEALKRGVRVKVVEFSDYVQPNAALADGSLDANSFQHLPYLEQQQKDRGYRFDVVGTTVTFPIAAYSSRHSSLDALPKGAVLAIPNDPTNGARALKLLEDAELLRLRKVQDANVTPLDVEWTRGEYQLRELDAAQLARALGDVDLAIINTNYALEAGLDPFKGLLRESPRSPYANIIAVRAGEAGRPDVKVLVETYHSPEVRAFIERTFKGALVASW, translated from the coding sequence ATGATGAAGCAAATGGCGTCTGTCATGCTGTTCTCCGTAGGGCTCTTGCTGACCGTGGCGCTCACGTCGAACGGCTGCACGAAAGAAACCGAGAAACCGCTGCGTGTCGGCGTCACCTCCGGCCCCCACGCGCAGATCATGGAGGTCGTCGCCGCCGAAGCGCTGAAGCGTGGCGTGCGCGTGAAGGTCGTGGAGTTCTCCGACTACGTTCAGCCGAACGCGGCGCTCGCGGATGGCAGCCTCGACGCCAACAGCTTCCAACACCTCCCGTACCTGGAGCAGCAGCAGAAGGACCGTGGGTATCGGTTCGACGTCGTGGGGACCACGGTCACGTTCCCCATCGCGGCGTACAGCTCTCGCCATTCGAGCCTCGACGCACTGCCCAAGGGCGCGGTCCTGGCGATCCCGAACGACCCGACCAACGGCGCGCGCGCGCTCAAGCTGCTGGAGGACGCGGAGCTCCTCCGCCTGCGCAAGGTCCAGGATGCCAACGTGACGCCGCTCGACGTGGAATGGACGCGCGGCGAATACCAGCTCAGGGAGCTTGACGCGGCCCAGCTCGCCCGGGCGCTCGGCGACGTCGACCTGGCCATCATCAACACCAACTACGCGCTCGAGGCGGGGCTCGATCCCTTCAAGGGCCTGCTGCGCGAATCACCCCGGTCCCCGTACGCCAACATCATCGCCGTGCGGGCGGGCGAGGCGGGGCGACCCGACGTGAAGGTGCTCGTGGAGACCTACCACTCGCCCGAGGTGCGGGCCTTCATCGAGCGGACGTTCAAGGGCGCCCTCGTGGCGTCCTGGTGA
- a CDS encoding methionine ABC transporter permease produces MSAPLREALVSALLETLFMVGASSTIAVAMGLPLGLLLLVTGPGHLAPHGAAHRALGLVVNATRSVPFIILLVSVIPLTRWLVGTSIGTTAAIVPLALAAAPFVARLYEEALRQVDPAAIEAARSFGASRWQIVTRVLLPEAVPGLVTATTVMVVSLVGSSAMAGAVGGGGLGDLGIRYGYQRFQPVVMAVVVLVLMLLVNAIQWVGDRLAHRAARGARTP; encoded by the coding sequence ATGTCCGCTCCGCTGCGTGAAGCCCTGGTGTCAGCGCTGCTCGAGACGCTCTTCATGGTGGGAGCGTCGTCGACGATCGCCGTGGCCATGGGGCTCCCGCTGGGGCTCTTGCTGCTCGTCACCGGACCGGGCCATCTGGCCCCCCACGGGGCGGCGCACCGGGCCCTGGGCCTCGTCGTCAACGCCACGCGCTCGGTGCCTTTCATCATCCTGCTGGTGTCGGTGATCCCGCTGACGCGGTGGCTCGTGGGCACCAGCATCGGCACCACCGCCGCCATCGTGCCGCTCGCCCTCGCCGCCGCGCCCTTCGTCGCGCGCCTCTACGAAGAGGCGCTGCGTCAGGTCGATCCGGCGGCCATCGAAGCGGCGCGGTCGTTCGGCGCGAGCCGCTGGCAGATCGTCACGCGCGTCCTGTTACCGGAGGCCGTGCCCGGACTGGTGACGGCCACCACGGTGATGGTGGTGAGCCTCGTGGGCTCGTCGGCCATGGCGGGCGCGGTGGGGGGCGGAGGCCTGGGGGACCTCGGAATCCGCTACGGCTACCAGCGCTTCCAGCCCGTGGTGATGGCGGTCGTCGTGCTCGTGCTCATGCTGCTGGTGAACGCCATTCAGTGGGTCGGAGACCGGCTCGCCCATCGCGCCGCCAGGGGCGCACGCACGCCCTGA
- a CDS encoding methionine ABC transporter ATP-binding protein, with amino-acid sequence MLRVQGLGCTYASDRHRVVALRDVSFELRQAERLAIVGESGAGKSTLLRCLNLLVRPTHGSVEVDGQVLTSLGHKELTLARHHIGMIFQHFALLHRRTIRENVALPLELAGVPRAKISQRVDSLLERVRLLDKADAYPAQLSGGQRQRVGIARALAHSPRVLLCDEPTSALDAETARHVVALLDELSKELNLTLVFVTHQLELVRALADVVAVLDGGALSELTPITQFLAQPRSAAGRRLLTPEAQMKLPHHLVDEARRHAGVGPSTLLTFAISSTDATSTIFQMLFRYPQLHVDVVGANIESTRGHSTGSLSLLVHGAPAVIQEAIAAFEQQTIPVEVVGHVRSAA; translated from the coding sequence GTGCTCCGTGTCCAGGGGCTGGGTTGCACCTACGCGTCAGACCGTCACCGCGTCGTCGCGCTGCGGGACGTGAGCTTCGAGCTTCGACAGGCGGAGCGGCTGGCCATCGTCGGAGAGAGCGGCGCGGGCAAGTCGACGCTGCTGCGCTGCTTGAACCTGTTGGTGCGGCCCACGCACGGCTCGGTCGAGGTCGATGGGCAGGTGTTGACCTCGCTCGGCCACAAGGAGCTCACGCTCGCCCGTCACCACATCGGGATGATCTTCCAGCACTTCGCGCTGCTCCACCGCCGCACCATCCGGGAGAACGTCGCGCTACCGCTCGAGCTCGCGGGGGTCCCGCGCGCGAAGATCTCCCAGCGCGTCGACTCGCTCCTGGAGCGCGTGCGGCTCCTCGACAAGGCCGACGCGTATCCCGCGCAGCTCTCCGGGGGGCAGCGACAGCGCGTCGGCATCGCCCGGGCGCTCGCGCACTCCCCACGCGTGCTCCTGTGCGATGAGCCGACGTCCGCGCTCGACGCGGAGACCGCGCGGCACGTCGTGGCGCTGCTGGACGAGCTGTCGAAGGAGCTGAACCTCACCCTCGTCTTCGTCACCCATCAGCTCGAGCTGGTGCGCGCGCTGGCGGATGTCGTCGCCGTCCTCGACGGCGGCGCACTGAGCGAGCTCACGCCCATCACCCAGTTCCTCGCGCAGCCCCGCTCCGCGGCCGGCCGGCGCCTGTTGACTCCGGAGGCCCAGATGAAGCTCCCCCATCACCTCGTGGATGAGGCCCGCCGACATGCCGGCGTGGGGCCGTCGACGCTGCTGACCTTCGCCATCTCGTCGACCGACGCGACCAGCACCATCTTCCAGATGCTCTTCCGCTACCCGCAACTGCACGTCGACGTCGTCGGCGCCAACATCGAGTCCACGCGAGGCCACTCGACGGGCTCGCTCTCGCTGCTGGTCCACGGCGCGCCCGCGGTCATCCAGGAAGCCATCGCCGCGTTCGAACAGCAGACCATCCCTGTCGAGGTCGTCGGCCATGTCCGCTCCGCTGCGTGA